One Acidobacteriota bacterium genomic window carries:
- a CDS encoding DedA family protein — MLYLTAFASAFLAATVVPLVADAALAAAVAGGAAWPGLVMAATAGSTLGAVLFWWLGRFIERFRDRRWFPASPRQLARAQAWFQRYGIWSLLLTWIPGLGDGLTVAAGVMRMGIVPFCVLVAIGRGLRYAAIILAIDGVVVPWFTE, encoded by the coding sequence TTGCTCTATCTGACCGCCTTCGCGTCGGCGTTCCTCGCCGCGACCGTCGTCCCGCTCGTCGCGGACGCCGCCCTCGCCGCGGCGGTTGCGGGGGGCGCGGCGTGGCCCGGCTTGGTGATGGCCGCGACAGCTGGCAGCACGCTGGGCGCCGTGCTGTTCTGGTGGCTCGGTCGCTTCATCGAAAGGTTCCGGGACCGTCGCTGGTTTCCCGCCAGCCCGCGGCAACTCGCCCGGGCGCAGGCCTGGTTCCAGCGCTACGGGATCTGGTCGTTGCTCCTCACCTGGATCCCTGGCCTCGGAGACGGGCTTACCGTCGCGGCCGGGGTGATGCGCATGGGGATCGTTCCGTTCTGCGTCCTGGTGGCGATTGGGCGTGGCTTGCGCTACGCCGCGATCATTCTCGCCATCGACGGCGTCGTCGTCCCCTGGTTTACGGAATAG
- a CDS encoding glycosyltransferase family 4 protein, translated as MTILYVATDQQVPGHVGGTVHVTAVARGLATLGHDVHVAVTRGDGPFPDDGATWIEVRPPFGARRLRWALASRIRALAEQIRPDVVIERYFNFGGEGVRAAQAVGALTLLEVNAPVIDYLGSAKRRIDRALLVEPMRRWRDWQCRNADLFVTPQTDILPAWVPVERIVRLEWGADTARFTPDATGDVPFERRPDRTLAVFAGAFRAWHGATLLVDAIRRLREHGREDVDAVLIGDGPELPVVRQAAERVDGVTCVGPVAHEAMPACLAAADVGVAPFDVGRHPPLSLGFFWSPLKLFEYMASGLPVVAPAIDRITQLVGNEEEGVLYDAGEPAALACAIERLCDPALRQRLGAAARDRAVRDYGWDRHCERLAAAIEAARERRRRV; from the coding sequence GTGACCATCCTCTACGTTGCTACCGATCAGCAGGTGCCGGGCCATGTCGGCGGAACGGTCCATGTGACCGCCGTGGCGCGGGGATTGGCGACCCTGGGCCACGATGTGCACGTCGCGGTGACTCGCGGCGACGGCCCATTCCCCGACGACGGCGCCACGTGGATCGAGGTGCGTCCGCCGTTCGGCGCGCGGCGTCTGCGCTGGGCGCTCGCCTCGCGCATCCGCGCGCTGGCGGAGCAGATCCGACCCGACGTCGTCATCGAGCGCTACTTCAACTTCGGCGGTGAGGGGGTTCGGGCGGCGCAGGCGGTCGGTGCCCTGACGCTGCTGGAGGTGAACGCGCCGGTCATCGACTATCTCGGTTCCGCGAAGCGCCGGATCGACCGGGCGCTGCTCGTCGAACCGATGCGGCGCTGGCGCGACTGGCAGTGCCGGAACGCCGACCTGTTCGTAACACCGCAGACCGACATCCTGCCGGCGTGGGTGCCGGTGGAGCGCATCGTGCGCCTGGAGTGGGGCGCTGACACGGCGCGGTTTACGCCGGACGCGACCGGTGACGTACCGTTCGAGCGGCGACCGGACCGCACGCTGGCGGTCTTCGCCGGCGCCTTCCGCGCTTGGCACGGAGCGACGCTCCTGGTCGACGCGATACGGCGCCTGCGCGAACACGGCCGTGAAGACGTCGATGCGGTCCTGATCGGCGACGGGCCGGAGCTGCCAGTGGTGCGGCAGGCTGCGGAGCGAGTCGACGGCGTGACGTGCGTTGGTCCGGTGGCGCATGAGGCGATGCCGGCGTGTCTCGCCGCCGCGGACGTCGGCGTGGCTCCCTTCGACGTCGGCCGGCATCCGCCCCTGTCGCTCGGCTTCTTCTGGTCGCCGCTCAAGCTGTTCGAGTACATGGCGTCCGGACTACCCGTGGTGGCGCCGGCGATCGATCGGATCACGCAACTGGTTGGGAACGAAGAAGAGGGCGTCCTGTACGATGCAGGAGAGCCCGCCGCGCTGGCCTGCGCGATCGAGCGGCTGTGCGATCCGGCGCTGCGGCAGCGACTCGGCGCGGCAGCGCGCGACCGCGCGGTGCGCGACTACGGCTGGGATCGCCACTGCGAGCGGCTCGCCGCAGCGATCGAGGCGGCGCGAGAACGGAGGCGGCGGGTCTGA
- a CDS encoding glycosyltransferase family 4 protein, with protein sequence MRLLIVTDVFPPICGGSGWSAYELARGLRARGHELTIVRPRLGNAATPDEFDDFRPITVFAPAPGIPFVRNWFRNEQYWPRFAEALGGVIREHEIELVHAQHALSGPPSVTAARAAGIPSVCTIRDYWPLCYWTDLMLNPAVGTVCPECTPGQMSHCVRPRAGAAWPLATPFIPYMRANLRRKRQALAKADALIAISHAVAKTLRNRLEEPEATDITTIPNPVDAPAIRAETEHSGPPDRGPYVLFAGKLAANKGASALLPVTADLSLPLVVAGDGPARAGMEAEAHAARREVRFLGWLERPELLRWMRHAALLVFPSTWPEPLGRVLIEASALGCPIVAMDTGGVSDVVVDGETGLLARTVDELRAHARRLRHDPDLAARLGAAARRRVDAVFDTEVVAEQHEDVYGSLVERCARATGEPA encoded by the coding sequence ATGCGTCTGCTGATTGTGACCGACGTCTTCCCCCCCATTTGCGGCGGAAGCGGCTGGAGCGCCTACGAGCTGGCGCGTGGTCTCCGCGCGCGGGGGCACGAATTGACCATCGTGCGGCCACGGCTGGGGAACGCCGCGACTCCGGACGAATTCGACGATTTCCGCCCCATCACGGTCTTCGCGCCGGCGCCAGGCATCCCGTTCGTCCGGAACTGGTTCCGGAACGAGCAGTACTGGCCTCGCTTCGCCGAAGCGCTGGGGGGCGTCATCCGCGAGCACGAGATCGAACTCGTACATGCGCAGCACGCCCTCAGCGGGCCTCCCAGCGTTACGGCGGCGCGCGCCGCGGGCATCCCCTCCGTCTGCACCATCCGCGATTACTGGCCGCTCTGCTATTGGACCGACCTGATGCTCAATCCGGCGGTGGGAACCGTCTGCCCCGAGTGCACGCCGGGCCAGATGAGCCATTGCGTACGCCCGCGAGCGGGTGCGGCGTGGCCGCTCGCGACCCCGTTCATTCCGTACATGCGGGCAAATCTCCGCCGGAAGCGGCAGGCGCTGGCGAAGGCGGACGCCCTGATTGCGATCAGTCACGCAGTGGCGAAGACGCTGCGCAACCGGCTGGAGGAACCGGAGGCCACGGACATCACGACCATCCCGAATCCGGTGGACGCACCGGCTATCCGCGCCGAGACCGAGCACTCGGGGCCGCCGGACCGCGGGCCGTATGTCCTCTTCGCGGGCAAGCTGGCGGCCAACAAGGGGGCTTCCGCCCTGCTGCCGGTGACCGCAGATCTCAGTCTGCCGCTGGTGGTGGCTGGCGATGGACCCGCGCGTGCGGGAATGGAGGCGGAGGCCCACGCGGCTCGCCGGGAGGTCCGGTTCCTCGGCTGGCTGGAGCGGCCGGAGCTGTTGCGCTGGATGCGGCACGCCGCATTGCTGGTCTTTCCCTCCACCTGGCCGGAGCCGCTGGGGCGCGTGCTGATCGAAGCAAGCGCGCTCGGGTGCCCGATCGTCGCGATGGATACCGGCGGGGTCAGCGATGTCGTCGTCGACGGCGAGACGGGGCTGCTGGCCCGGACGGTCGACGAGCTGCGTGCGCACGCGCGTCGGCTGCGCCACGATCCGGATCTGGCCGCGCGGCTCGGCGCGGCGGCGCGGCGACGCGTGGATGCCGTCTTCGACACGGAGGTCGTGGCGGAGCAGCATGAAGACGTGTACGGGTCGCTGGTCGAGCGCTGCGCGCGGGCGACCGGGGAGCCCGCGTGA
- a CDS encoding glycosyltransferase family 4 protein, with amino-acid sequence MTILYLADIRFPLERANGVHSMETCAALAERGHNVHMLVRRDTVAPPRDPFAFYGVPSSPRITIERAPAPGLPAVRRAAYLARMAMRLPDRRWDAVYTPNLILAAAALRLPRSLRPPVVFESHNFSPSFAQAAAHLETGSRGASAMKLGRLTRRERRVWRRAEGYVTTTRVLAADLAGRFGDRKHVATAPNGVRLDRIPAVAAPGHREGPPVVAYAGSLHPYKGVDTVVEALAHVPQAHGLIIGGHPNDAPDRARLDELAQRHGVADRLTFTGLVPPGEVLDRLAAADVLAAPLLDMPHTRYDSPMKLFEYLALRRPIVASDLVSLQEIFEDGRTARLVAPGDAAALGAGIRSVLNDPAAAERMAQAAFREVAKYTWARRAERIEVLLDEVVAGA; translated from the coding sequence GTGACCATCCTCTACCTAGCCGACATCCGCTTCCCGCTGGAGCGGGCCAACGGCGTCCACTCCATGGAGACGTGCGCCGCGCTCGCCGAGCGCGGCCACAACGTCCACATGCTGGTTCGGCGCGATACCGTCGCGCCGCCCCGCGACCCGTTCGCCTTTTACGGCGTGCCGTCGTCGCCGCGGATCACCATCGAACGGGCGCCCGCCCCCGGTCTGCCCGCCGTCCGGCGCGCCGCCTACCTGGCGCGGATGGCGATGCGGCTGCCGGATCGCCGATGGGACGCCGTATACACGCCAAACCTGATCCTGGCCGCTGCCGCCCTCCGCTTGCCGCGGTCGCTGCGCCCGCCGGTCGTCTTCGAATCGCACAACTTCAGCCCGTCGTTCGCCCAGGCCGCGGCGCATCTCGAAACAGGCTCACGTGGGGCGAGCGCCATGAAGCTCGGCCGGCTGACGCGGCGCGAACGCCGGGTATGGAGGCGCGCTGAAGGCTACGTCACCACCACCCGTGTTCTCGCTGCCGACCTTGCCGGACGCTTCGGCGACCGAAAACACGTCGCCACCGCGCCCAACGGCGTCCGGCTCGATCGCATCCCTGCGGTCGCCGCGCCAGGGCATCGCGAGGGACCGCCGGTCGTTGCCTACGCCGGGTCGCTGCACCCCTACAAGGGAGTCGACACCGTGGTCGAGGCGCTCGCGCACGTCCCGCAGGCGCACGGCCTCATCATCGGCGGGCATCCGAACGACGCGCCGGACCGCGCCCGGCTCGATGAGCTCGCCCAGCGCCACGGCGTGGCGGATCGACTCACGTTCACTGGCCTCGTGCCGCCCGGCGAGGTGCTCGACCGTCTGGCCGCGGCCGACGTGCTGGCGGCGCCGCTCCTCGACATGCCGCATACACGGTACGACTCGCCGATGAAGCTCTTCGAATACCTCGCCCTGCGCCGGCCCATCGTCGCCTCCGACCTCGTCTCGCTCCAGGAGATCTTCGAGGACGGTCGCACCGCGCGCCTCGTCGCGCCTGGAGACGCGGCGGCGCTAGGGGCGGGCATCCGTAGCGTCCTGAACGATCCGGCCGCAGCCGAGCGCATGGCGCAGGCCGCATTCAGAGAGGTAGCCAAATACACCTGGGCGCGGCGCGCGGAACGGATAGAAGTCCTGCTCGACGAAGTCGTCGCGGGCGCGTGA
- a CDS encoding glycosyltransferase family 4 protein — protein sequence MNPERLRVVLLSRAVAPWHGVGGLERHVADMTRHLVRRGVRVTLVTPPPTPQVQGRADDGATLPGLEDARADGRFETQFVPYVTFPFAGRRGTTILDRNTAYPYFGRRAGRLAYRLVEGGGVQIVHGHGASTLGYAAARMRDPIGTVPFIFNPHGLEEFGGTDPSRAWLKTLAYRPLRTAVRTCSDAADRVIATDEVLAPVVRTHLAVREDRLRVIPNAVDLDAIDTLAAAGNASADDPGIGACGNGRVPRDGGSVPLLAVGRLEANKGFHVLIEALSRLSAEPRATAWRLVLVGDGPRRGALEKQAQEADLGDQIRFVGRLADEAVHGWYAAATLFVHPTLYEGSSLVTLEAMAHRCAVVASAAGGIPDKVQQGVTGWLVPPGDAGALARAIAGALSNPARLLAMGEAGRALVERKFSWPAVTERLLDLYAETLAGSQRAQPTGSPASRPAQR from the coding sequence GTGAACCCGGAACGGCTTCGGGTAGTTCTGCTGTCGCGGGCCGTCGCGCCGTGGCACGGCGTCGGCGGCCTGGAACGGCACGTCGCGGACATGACGCGGCACCTTGTGCGGCGCGGCGTCCGCGTGACGCTGGTGACGCCGCCGCCCACCCCCCAGGTGCAGGGGAGGGCAGATGACGGCGCTACGCTGCCCGGGCTTGAAGACGCCCGCGCGGACGGGCGATTCGAGACGCAGTTCGTTCCCTACGTCACGTTTCCGTTCGCCGGTCGGCGCGGGACGACGATCCTCGATCGCAATACCGCCTACCCGTACTTCGGACGGCGGGCGGGGCGGCTGGCGTACCGGCTGGTCGAAGGCGGCGGCGTGCAGATCGTGCATGGCCACGGCGCGAGCACATTGGGCTACGCAGCGGCCCGGATGCGAGATCCGATCGGAACGGTACCGTTCATCTTCAATCCCCATGGCCTGGAGGAGTTCGGCGGGACCGATCCTTCGCGTGCTTGGCTGAAAACACTGGCCTATCGACCGCTGCGGACGGCGGTGCGGACATGTTCCGATGCGGCAGACCGCGTGATTGCGACGGACGAAGTACTGGCCCCGGTCGTGCGGACACATCTCGCAGTTAGGGAGGACCGGCTCCGCGTCATCCCGAATGCGGTCGATCTCGATGCCATCGACACTCTGGCGGCCGCCGGGAACGCGAGTGCGGACGACCCGGGAATCGGAGCCTGCGGCAATGGACGGGTGCCGCGTGACGGCGGCAGCGTACCGCTGCTCGCCGTCGGCCGCCTCGAAGCGAACAAGGGCTTCCATGTGTTGATTGAGGCACTGTCGCGGCTTTCGGCCGAGCCGCGCGCGACGGCGTGGCGCCTCGTGCTCGTCGGGGACGGGCCGCGGCGCGGCGCGCTGGAGAAGCAGGCACAGGAAGCGGATTTGGGCGACCAGATCCGTTTCGTCGGACGTTTGGCGGACGAGGCCGTACATGGGTGGTACGCCGCCGCGACACTATTCGTCCATCCCACGCTTTACGAAGGCAGCTCGCTCGTGACGCTCGAGGCGATGGCGCATCGTTGCGCGGTAGTCGCCAGCGCCGCGGGGGGCATTCCCGACAAGGTGCAGCAAGGCGTCACGGGTTGGCTCGTGCCGCCCGGTGACGCCGGGGCGCTGGCCCGCGCCATTGCCGGCGCACTGTCGAACCCGGCGCGGCTCCTAGCGATGGGCGAGGCGGGGCGCGCCTTGGTCGAGCGGAAGTTCTCGTGGCCGGCCGTCACCGAGCGGTTGCTGGATCTCTACGCGGAGACGCTCGCCGGTTCGCAGAGGGCGCAACCCACCGGTTCGCCGGCCTCTAGGCCGGCACAAAGATAG
- a CDS encoding phospholipid carrier-dependent glycosyltransferase: MRNLAALRRHPHLVALAVVVLVGLWFRAPRVSEGMPYFYHADEAGHFYRAVRMLQNNDYHPYYFLKPTLCFYIRLPAIAGGFLWSAREGEITWIEEIQRSDENDPTGILWTASHPRIVMWARAVGTFFSLVMILATYGITRRVVASPWPAVLAALLVACVPFLITESSRIAVDTLMAAFCLLCVWLSLRVMENPTAGRAALAGLAAGLAVTSKYNGLPIVAAPLLACALSGRCNLRTVIAALGLSAVGFLIGTPYALLAVSDFLNGMATEIIHYGILGHVGATVEPGWEHAQRYLGRMSRAGGGFVLTYAGIVGAAVMLATRWRAALVILAFPVGFLTLMLGQRVFAFSNMLVTPPFFAIAAACAVQLVLQYRARLPRAAGLALAPACVVALAAQPAIRALDERRSAVATESRHLASAWLLDQTEPAPETAMAVELRLPQANYRVPSVSPARTEQLMDPVQLFLEGYDRLVVGPEFDHAEGNQEARALMQVQRVFEGETYPQPIPRSPQVTVFELPSLLANTRPVRARVESEPQYEVVKGIVRSRVARLPLDPSTATGSSVGQGGDVTLTLDVSTPWTSQSCHFELPGWQSRDLCEGLAPDQPETRTVEVPAEALAGQEQIWVFVSHVRRDPESGVGGETQRIGLRVAVRSVSPAA, encoded by the coding sequence ATGAGAAATCTCGCGGCGCTCCGCCGCCATCCGCATCTCGTCGCACTGGCCGTTGTGGTCCTCGTCGGGCTCTGGTTTCGCGCCCCGCGAGTCAGCGAAGGAATGCCCTACTTCTATCACGCGGACGAAGCGGGCCACTTCTACCGCGCAGTGCGGATGCTGCAGAACAACGACTACCATCCCTATTACTTTCTGAAACCGACGCTCTGTTTCTATATCCGCCTGCCGGCCATCGCAGGCGGGTTTCTGTGGTCGGCCCGCGAAGGGGAGATCACGTGGATCGAAGAGATCCAACGGAGCGACGAAAACGATCCGACCGGCATTCTGTGGACGGCGTCCCACCCGCGCATCGTCATGTGGGCCCGGGCGGTCGGCACCTTCTTTAGCTTGGTGATGATCCTCGCGACCTATGGCATCACCCGGCGTGTTGTCGCGTCGCCGTGGCCCGCCGTGCTCGCGGCGTTGCTGGTGGCGTGCGTTCCCTTTCTGATAACCGAGTCGTCGCGCATTGCCGTCGACACTCTGATGGCGGCGTTCTGCCTGCTATGCGTCTGGCTGTCGCTACGGGTCATGGAGAATCCGACGGCCGGACGCGCCGCGCTGGCCGGACTGGCGGCGGGTCTGGCCGTCACGAGCAAGTACAACGGATTGCCGATTGTCGCGGCGCCGCTGTTGGCGTGCGCGCTGTCGGGCCGGTGCAATCTGCGCACCGTTATCGCCGCGCTCGGTCTCTCGGCAGTGGGGTTCCTGATCGGCACGCCGTATGCGTTGCTGGCGGTCTCCGACTTCCTGAACGGAATGGCAACGGAGATCATCCACTACGGCATCCTCGGCCACGTTGGCGCGACGGTCGAACCGGGCTGGGAGCACGCGCAACGCTACCTGGGGCGGATGTCGAGGGCCGGTGGCGGTTTTGTCCTGACCTACGCCGGCATCGTCGGGGCGGCCGTCATGTTGGCGACACGCTGGCGGGCTGCACTTGTCATCCTGGCGTTCCCGGTTGGATTCCTTACCCTGATGCTGGGTCAACGGGTCTTCGCTTTCAGCAACATGCTGGTTACACCGCCCTTCTTCGCCATCGCCGCCGCCTGTGCCGTCCAACTGGTGTTGCAGTACCGTGCTCGCCTTCCGCGCGCCGCGGGCCTGGCACTGGCGCCGGCCTGCGTGGTCGCGCTGGCGGCGCAGCCGGCGATTCGGGCGCTGGACGAACGCCGCTCGGCGGTGGCAACGGAGAGCCGCCACTTGGCCAGCGCGTGGCTTCTGGACCAGACTGAACCGGCGCCGGAGACCGCGATGGCGGTGGAACTGCGCTTGCCCCAAGCCAACTATCGCGTTCCCAGTGTGTCGCCCGCCCGCACCGAACAACTGATGGACCCGGTGCAACTCTTCCTCGAGGGCTACGACCGGCTGGTGGTCGGACCGGAGTTCGACCACGCTGAAGGCAACCAGGAAGCACGCGCCTTGATGCAGGTCCAGCGCGTTTTCGAGGGAGAAACCTATCCGCAGCCCATTCCGCGGAGCCCACAGGTGACCGTCTTCGAACTGCCGTCCCTGCTGGCGAATACTCGGCCGGTCCGCGCGCGGGTCGAAAGCGAGCCGCAGTACGAGGTGGTGAAGGGGATCGTCCGGTCGCGGGTGGCGCGCCTGCCCCTCGATCCGTCGACGGCGACGGGGTCTTCCGTCGGACAGGGAGGCGACGTGACACTGACGCTCGACGTCTCCACACCGTGGACGTCGCAGTCCTGCCATTTCGAACTGCCGGGCTGGCAGTCGCGCGACCTCTGTGAGGGCCTCGCGCCCGACCAGCCCGAGACGCGAACCGTCGAAGTGCCCGCCGAGGCGCTGGCAGGTCAGGAACAGATCTGGGTGTTCGTCAGCCACGTGCGGCGCGACCCCGAATCCGGGGTCGGTGGCGAGACCCAGCGCATTGGCTTGAGGGTCGCCGTCCGGTCCGTTTCCCCCGCAGCTTAG
- a CDS encoding glycosyltransferase family 2 protein, translating to MSPPLGLSIFFPAYNDAGTIASMVVAAELIARELTDDYEVIVVNDASRDWTPHVLEELTRVYPRLRVVTHAQNGGYGAALRSGFRAATKPLVFYTDGDAQYDPRELALLWRRMMDEPDLDVVNGYKISRSDPLHRVVIGRIYHHTVRLMFGLQLRDVDCDFRLMRRAIFDRVTLTKNSGVICLEMMKKVQDAGFRIAEVPVHHFHRAYGVSQFFNVARVVRVGFDVLRLWYLLVIRRSHLTASAPADDTTDSS from the coding sequence ATGAGCCCACCACTAGGATTGAGCATCTTTTTTCCGGCCTACAACGACGCAGGCACCATCGCCAGTATGGTGGTCGCCGCTGAGCTGATAGCCCGTGAGCTGACGGACGACTACGAAGTCATCGTCGTCAACGATGCGAGCCGCGACTGGACGCCTCACGTGCTAGAGGAACTGACCCGGGTCTATCCCCGCCTCCGTGTCGTGACGCACGCCCAGAACGGCGGTTACGGCGCTGCGCTGCGCTCGGGCTTCCGGGCCGCGACGAAGCCGCTCGTGTTCTACACCGATGGCGACGCGCAGTACGACCCGCGCGAACTGGCGCTCCTGTGGCGCCGCATGATGGACGAGCCGGACCTCGATGTCGTGAACGGCTACAAGATCAGCCGGTCGGACCCGTTGCACCGCGTCGTGATCGGCCGCATCTATCACCACACGGTGCGCCTGATGTTTGGCCTCCAACTGCGCGACGTCGACTGCGACTTCCGCCTGATGCGGCGCGCGATCTTCGATCGGGTGACGCTGACGAAGAACAGCGGCGTCATCTGTCTCGAGATGATGAAGAAGGTGCAGGACGCGGGGTTCCGGATCGCGGAAGTACCGGTCCACCACTTCCACCGCGCCTACGGCGTCTCGCAGTTCTTCAACGTGGCGCGCGTCGTCCGGGTGGGCTTCGACGTCCTGCGACTCTGGTACTTGCTCGTGATCCGCCGGAGCCACCTGACCGCCAGCGCTCCAGCGGACGACACGACCGACTCTAGCTGA
- a CDS encoding PA0069 family radical SAM protein yields the protein MSPGHHRGATKNPPGRFEILHVEPDPDASVWADARADPEDTTLTRGEPTLYFRDASRSIITSNDSPDVPFDRSVNPYRGCEHGCIYCYARPTHEYFGLSAGLDFETRIFVKPRAPELLRAELSRRSWKPRLLAMSGVTDPYQPIERRLEITRGCLQVLAEFRNPVGVITKSTLVTRDLDILAELAAHRTVSVTLSITTLDEDLRRAMEPRAATAERRFQALAQLRERGIPAGVSIAPIVPGLTDHEMAPILSRAAQAGAQFAHFIMLRLPYGLKDLFEAWLDEHFPDRKQKVLNRVRDLRGGKLTAPAFGERMRGAGVWADTIADMFHAARKQAGIPARHPELSTAAFRKVTGQPGLFEG from the coding sequence GTGTCGCCTGGACACCACCGCGGCGCGACGAAGAACCCGCCAGGACGCTTCGAGATCCTGCACGTCGAGCCCGACCCGGACGCAAGCGTCTGGGCCGACGCTCGCGCTGATCCCGAAGATACGACGCTCACTCGCGGCGAGCCGACGCTCTACTTCCGCGACGCCTCCCGATCGATCATCACGTCGAACGACAGTCCCGACGTTCCGTTCGACCGCAGCGTCAATCCCTACCGCGGCTGCGAGCACGGATGCATCTATTGCTACGCGCGGCCCACGCACGAGTACTTTGGCCTGTCCGCCGGACTCGACTTCGAGACGCGCATCTTCGTCAAGCCGCGCGCGCCTGAGTTGCTGCGGGCCGAGCTGTCGCGGCGCTCCTGGAAGCCCCGCTTGCTCGCGATGAGCGGGGTGACGGATCCTTATCAGCCCATCGAGCGCCGGCTCGAGATCACCCGGGGCTGCCTGCAAGTGCTCGCCGAGTTCCGCAACCCCGTAGGCGTCATCACCAAGAGCACGCTCGTCACCCGCGACCTCGACATCCTGGCCGAGCTGGCGGCGCATCGCACCGTCAGCGTCACCCTCTCGATCACCACCCTCGACGAGGACCTGCGCCGCGCGATGGAGCCGCGCGCGGCGACGGCGGAGCGGCGCTTCCAGGCGCTGGCGCAGCTTCGCGAGCGGGGCATCCCCGCCGGAGTCAGCATCGCTCCCATCGTGCCCGGTCTCACCGACCACGAGATGGCGCCCATCCTCTCTCGTGCCGCCCAGGCCGGCGCCCAGTTCGCGCACTTCATCATGCTCCGCCTACCCTACGGCCTGAAGGACCTGTTCGAAGCCTGGCTCGACGAGCACTTCCCCGACCGCAAGCAGAAGGTTTTGAACCGCGTCCGGGATCTGCGCGGCGGCAAGCTCACCGCTCCCGCGTTCGGCGAGCGCATGCGCGGCGCCGGCGTCTGGGCAGACACCATCGCCGACATGTTTCACGCGGCCCGCAAGCAGGCCGGAATCCCAGCCCGGCACCCCGAACTCTCGACTGCGGCGTTCAGGAAGGTGACCGGGCAACCCGGTTTGTTCGAAGGTTGA